The following are encoded in a window of Citrobacter freundii genomic DNA:
- the actP gene encoding cation/acetate symporter ActP: MKRVLTALAATLPFAANAADAISGAVQRQPTNWQAIVMFLIFVIFTLGITYWASKRVRSRNDYYTAGGNITGFQNGLAIAGDYMSAASFLGISALVFTSGYDGLIYSLGFLVGWPIILFLIAERLRNLGRYTFADVASYRLKQGPIRILSACGSLVVVALYLIAQMVGAGKLIQLLFGLNYHIAVVLVGVLMMMYVLFGGMLATTWVQIIKAVLLLFGASFMAFMVMKHVGFSFNNLFTEAMAVHPKGSAIMSPGGLVKDPISALSLGLGLMFGTAGLPHILMRFFTVSDAREARKSVFYATGFMGYFYILTFIIGFGAIMLVGANPAYKDAAGALIGGNNMAAVHLANAVGGNLFLGFISAVAFATILAVVAGLTLAGASAVSHDLYANVFRKGATEREELRVSKITVLVLGVIAILLGVLFENQNIAFMVGLAFAIAASCNFPIILLSMYWSRLTTRGAMLGGWLGLITAVVLMVLGPTVWVQILGHEKAIFPYEYPALFSISVAFLGIWFFSATDNSAEGNREREQFRAQFIRSQTGYGVEQGRAH; encoded by the coding sequence ATGAAGAGAGTCCTGACGGCGCTAGCCGCCACGCTGCCCTTCGCCGCAAATGCGGCGGATGCTATTAGCGGTGCAGTCCAACGCCAGCCAACCAACTGGCAGGCGATTGTTATGTTCCTGATTTTCGTCATCTTTACGCTCGGCATTACCTACTGGGCGTCTAAGCGCGTGCGTTCGCGTAACGACTATTACACCGCGGGCGGTAACATCACCGGTTTCCAGAATGGGCTGGCGATTGCGGGCGACTATATGTCGGCGGCGTCGTTCCTCGGGATTTCCGCGCTGGTCTTTACCTCTGGCTATGACGGGCTGATTTACTCACTCGGCTTCCTGGTCGGCTGGCCAATCATTCTGTTCCTGATTGCCGAACGTCTGCGTAACCTCGGTCGCTACACCTTTGCGGACGTCGCCTCTTACCGTCTGAAGCAGGGGCCTATCCGTATTCTGTCGGCCTGTGGTTCACTGGTGGTGGTCGCGCTGTACCTGATCGCCCAGATGGTGGGTGCCGGGAAGCTTATCCAACTGCTGTTCGGTCTGAACTATCACATTGCTGTGGTGCTGGTTGGCGTACTGATGATGATGTACGTGCTGTTCGGCGGCATGCTGGCCACTACGTGGGTGCAAATCATCAAAGCCGTGCTGCTGCTGTTCGGCGCCAGCTTTATGGCCTTCATGGTCATGAAGCACGTCGGCTTCAGCTTCAACAACCTGTTCACCGAAGCGATGGCGGTACACCCGAAAGGCTCGGCGATTATGAGCCCGGGCGGATTGGTGAAAGACCCAATATCGGCGCTATCGTTAGGCCTCGGACTGATGTTCGGAACCGCGGGTCTGCCGCACATTCTGATGCGTTTCTTCACGGTCAGCGATGCCCGCGAAGCGCGTAAGAGTGTGTTCTACGCCACCGGCTTTATGGGTTATTTCTACATCCTGACCTTTATCATCGGTTTTGGCGCAATCATGCTGGTCGGTGCAAACCCGGCATATAAAGACGCGGCTGGCGCGCTGATTGGCGGCAATAACATGGCGGCGGTGCATCTGGCCAACGCGGTGGGCGGTAACCTGTTCCTCGGCTTTATCTCCGCAGTGGCCTTTGCCACCATTCTGGCCGTGGTTGCTGGTCTGACGCTGGCAGGTGCCTCGGCGGTCTCTCACGATCTGTACGCTAACGTGTTCCGTAAAGGTGCTACCGAGCGTGAAGAACTGCGCGTGTCGAAAATCACCGTACTGGTACTGGGCGTGATTGCCATCCTGCTCGGCGTGCTGTTTGAAAACCAGAACATCGCCTTTATGGTCGGTCTGGCGTTCGCTATCGCGGCAAGCTGTAACTTCCCGATCATTCTGCTTTCCATGTACTGGTCACGACTGACCACGCGTGGTGCCATGCTGGGTGGCTGGTTAGGTCTGATAACGGCAGTGGTGCTGATGGTGCTTGGCCCAACGGTATGGGTGCAAATTCTCGGTCACGAAAAAGCCATTTTCCCGTATGAATACCCGGCGCTGTTCTCCATTAGCGTGGCATTCCTCGGTATTTGGTTCTTCTCTGCCACCGATAATTCCGCAGAAGGTAATCGCGAGCGTGAGCAGTTCCGTGCTCAGTTCATCCGTTCCCAGACCGGGTACGGCGTAGAGCAAGGTCGCGCGCACTAA
- a CDS encoding DUF4431 domain-containing protein, with translation MKYLWLSALLFSQVVMAWCPDEDQKVVLQGTLIQQTLPGPPNYESIKDGDEAVTYDYLKLDQPFECDITGESESESESVPLVQLILMGKSKPGYADLAPSLGKDVILTGKTMYAQTGLHFTSVLLILDDVKDVTPLNAPEQKKSALIQFQQFQQALSEKNVAALKSYFVFPLPGSLDDFIPYDESQSSQSDQLTEAVFDKNASQIIKGLHILSSLDVNPDTLEIKEHRINALSAQEQKRKYFPGDEDGTFYYEENGQRHVVDGTCDTVAMGEFDEGVLRLSQGTDVNKQRPGLSESCDGASSYLFKLIDGKLRLVASFTAG, from the coding sequence GTGAAATATTTGTGGTTATCTGCTCTCCTGTTCAGCCAGGTCGTTATGGCCTGGTGTCCTGATGAGGACCAAAAGGTGGTACTTCAGGGAACATTGATACAACAGACGCTACCCGGCCCGCCAAATTACGAAAGCATCAAGGACGGCGATGAAGCGGTAACTTATGATTATCTAAAGTTGGATCAACCTTTTGAGTGTGATATTACCGGTGAGAGTGAGAGTGAGAGTGAGAGTGTTCCGCTAGTACAGCTTATTTTGATGGGCAAAAGTAAGCCTGGTTACGCCGATCTTGCTCCTTCTCTGGGAAAAGATGTCATCCTGACCGGGAAAACGATGTATGCCCAAACTGGCCTCCACTTTACCTCTGTCTTGCTCATCCTTGATGACGTGAAAGATGTTACCCCTCTCAACGCGCCCGAACAAAAGAAAAGCGCTCTGATTCAGTTTCAACAGTTCCAGCAGGCGCTGAGTGAGAAAAACGTTGCCGCATTAAAGTCTTATTTTGTATTCCCATTACCGGGCAGCCTTGATGATTTTATTCCTTACGATGAATCACAATCATCTCAGTCGGATCAGCTTACCGAGGCGGTGTTTGATAAAAATGCGTCGCAGATTATTAAGGGTTTACACATCTTGAGTAGTCTTGATGTTAACCCTGACACTCTGGAAATCAAAGAGCACCGGATAAACGCGCTATCGGCACAAGAACAGAAACGGAAATACTTTCCGGGTGATGAAGACGGCACGTTTTATTATGAAGAAAACGGTCAGCGTCACGTGGTTGACGGAACCTGCGACACGGTTGCTATGGGGGAATTTGACGAGGGCGTTTTAAGGCTTTCTCAGGGTACCGATGTGAATAAACAACGGCCTGGCCTCTCAGAGTCTTGTGACGGAGCATCGTCATATTTGTTTAAGCTAATTGATGGAAAACTCCGTCTGGTGGCGAGTTTTACCGCAGGTTGA
- a CDS encoding Gfo/Idh/MocA family protein, translating to MKKYALVGTGGRAGLYISAIGGQWKENARLVAFCDTNQTRMNYANQLLKNEGAAPVSTWKAAQFEEMIRETRPDVIIVTTMDRTHDDYIVRALHAGCDVITEKPMTIDEKRALRILDAIEETGHEVRVAFNYRYAPHHSKVRELLMNGAIGDVFSVHFEWLLNTEHGADYFRRWHREKRNSGGLLVHKSTHHFDLMNFWLDSYPQRVYAEGSLRFYGKENAERRGVTQFYPRAHGYAQAKDDPFALQMAENPQLKALYLDAEHEDNYFRDQSVFSDGITIEDTLSVLVKYQNQVQLTYSLNTYLPWEGLNVVFNGSEGRLEMKIVEKSYVNAGGARENEGSLESCDITVFPMFAAPWQADFTLGEGGHGGGDNAMLADLFGEPRHDPLQRAADHRAGAMSILTGIAGNRSMQQQRPVNFKEFELISRLK from the coding sequence ATGAAGAAATATGCCCTGGTAGGAACCGGCGGGCGAGCGGGCCTGTATATCTCAGCGATTGGTGGGCAATGGAAGGAAAACGCCCGGCTGGTCGCCTTTTGCGACACCAACCAAACCCGTATGAACTACGCGAATCAGCTATTAAAAAATGAGGGGGCCGCTCCGGTATCCACCTGGAAAGCCGCACAGTTTGAAGAGATGATCCGCGAAACCCGCCCCGATGTCATCATCGTGACCACTATGGACCGCACCCACGATGACTATATCGTGCGGGCGCTGCACGCGGGCTGTGATGTGATCACTGAAAAACCGATGACCATCGATGAGAAGCGCGCCCTGCGTATTCTCGACGCCATTGAAGAGACCGGACACGAGGTGCGCGTCGCCTTTAACTATCGCTATGCTCCGCATCACAGCAAGGTACGCGAGCTGCTGATGAACGGTGCCATTGGCGACGTCTTTTCGGTTCACTTTGAGTGGTTACTGAATACCGAACACGGCGCCGATTACTTCCGCCGCTGGCATCGGGAAAAGCGCAACAGCGGCGGCCTGCTGGTGCATAAATCAACCCATCATTTTGACCTGATGAACTTCTGGCTGGACAGCTATCCACAGCGTGTTTATGCCGAAGGCAGCCTGCGTTTCTACGGAAAAGAAAATGCCGAACGCCGCGGTGTGACGCAGTTTTATCCACGTGCTCATGGCTATGCGCAGGCCAAGGACGATCCGTTTGCACTGCAAATGGCGGAGAATCCGCAGCTTAAAGCGCTGTATCTGGATGCTGAACACGAAGACAACTATTTCCGAGATCAAAGCGTATTCAGCGATGGCATCACCATTGAAGACACGCTGTCGGTGCTGGTGAAATATCAAAACCAGGTACAGCTCACCTACTCGTTGAACACTTATCTGCCGTGGGAAGGACTGAACGTGGTGTTTAACGGTAGCGAAGGTCGCCTGGAGATGAAGATCGTGGAGAAATCATACGTCAATGCAGGCGGGGCGAGGGAGAACGAAGGCAGCCTGGAAAGCTGTGATATTACCGTTTTCCCGATGTTCGCTGCGCCCTGGCAGGCCGACTTCACGCTGGGCGAAGGTGGCCACGGCGGCGGTGATAACGCGATGCTGGCCGATCTGTTTGGCGAGCCGCGACACGATCCGCTGCAGCGAGCCGCCGACCATCGCGCGGGCGCCATGTCAATTCTGACCGGCATCGCCGGGAATCGCTCCATGCAGCAGCAGCGCCCGGTAAATTTTAAAGAGTTTGAACTGATTTCACGGCTGAAATAG
- a CDS encoding LrgB family protein → MSNFQLSVLCLVITLGIYFANKRLYRRFRTLPLMPLVLTPALLVLMLVFGHISWQNYIGESHWLMWLLGPATIAFAVPVYDNLAVIKRHWMSLTAGVVTATLVAVTSSVWLARLFMLPDEIQRSLAVRSVTTPFALAAAEPLGGQPDLVALFVVITGVFGMAVGDMLFLRLSIREGMAKGAGFGAASHGAGTARSYELGQQEGVIASLVMMLSGVVMVLVAPLVARLMF, encoded by the coding sequence GTGAGTAATTTCCAGTTAAGCGTGCTGTGTCTGGTGATTACGCTGGGTATCTATTTTGCCAACAAGCGCCTGTATCGTCGTTTTCGGACATTGCCGCTGATGCCGCTGGTCCTCACGCCCGCGCTGCTGGTGCTGATGCTGGTGTTCGGGCATATCTCCTGGCAAAACTATATTGGTGAATCGCACTGGCTGATGTGGCTTCTGGGCCCGGCGACCATCGCATTTGCCGTGCCGGTTTACGATAACCTCGCGGTCATTAAGCGTCACTGGATGTCGCTGACGGCAGGCGTGGTGACGGCAACGCTGGTGGCCGTCACCAGTTCGGTATGGCTGGCGCGTCTGTTTATGTTACCCGATGAAATCCAGCGCAGCCTGGCGGTGCGCTCGGTAACCACGCCATTTGCGCTGGCTGCGGCCGAGCCGCTGGGCGGGCAACCTGATCTGGTGGCGCTGTTTGTGGTGATCACCGGTGTATTCGGTATGGCGGTGGGCGACATGCTGTTTTTGCGCCTTTCCATCCGTGAAGGGATGGCGAAAGGGGCCGGATTTGGGGCGGCGTCGCACGGCGCAGGCACCGCGCGCTCCTATGAGCTTGGCCAACAGGAAGGGGTGATTGCCAGCCTAGTAATGATGCTTTCCGGCGTGGTGATGGTGCTGGTGGCACCGCTGGTCGCGAGGCTGATGTTCTGA
- a CDS encoding CidA/LrgA family protein, with amino-acid sequence MAVAISRVTPAVIHRLQVPVQVLLYAGLFVFAQYLVSWLHLPLPANLVGMVLMLALIVCRVIPLSWIRAGARWLLAEMLLFFVPAVVAVVNYTHLLLVDGWRIFAVIAISTLMVLGATAWVVDKVYRYEMSRLNRE; translated from the coding sequence ATGGCTGTGGCGATTAGCCGCGTGACGCCTGCGGTTATTCATCGACTCCAGGTCCCCGTTCAGGTTCTGTTGTACGCAGGTTTATTTGTTTTTGCTCAATATCTTGTCTCCTGGCTACATCTGCCGCTTCCCGCCAACCTGGTCGGGATGGTACTGATGCTGGCGCTGATTGTGTGCAGGGTGATCCCGCTTAGCTGGATACGCGCAGGCGCCCGTTGGCTGCTGGCTGAAATGCTGCTGTTTTTTGTCCCGGCGGTTGTTGCCGTGGTGAACTATACGCACCTGTTGCTGGTGGATGGCTGGCGCATTTTTGCCGTTATTGCCATCAGCACGCTGATGGTGCTCGGTGCCACTGCGTGGGTGGTTGATAAAGTGTATCGCTATGAAATGAGCAGGTTAAACCGTGAGTAA
- a CDS encoding LysR family transcriptional regulator, whose translation MDIRTLRYFVEVVRQQSFTRAAEKLFVTQPTISKMLKNLEDELNCTLLIRDGRRLLLTDTGRIVFERGLAILAEFRQLEAELSDINHLNKGILRLGIPPMVGMLMAGPISLFRQRYPGVELKISEFGGLTVQQAVMNGDLDVAMTALPVEEESGLATLPLFSHPLCVLVPRSGQWTTCDSISPEALAEHPLLIYNEDFALSRQLLELFSQHHVKPRIAVRSGQWDFLAAMVQAGVGIAILPEPICQRLDKQTLRWIPLESHLRWQLGMIWREGVYLSHSAQAWLKCCEGFWLTQET comes from the coding sequence ATGGATATCAGAACGCTGCGATATTTTGTTGAGGTGGTTCGCCAGCAGAGCTTTACCCGCGCGGCAGAGAAGCTGTTTGTCACCCAGCCGACCATCAGCAAAATGTTGAAGAACCTTGAAGACGAGCTTAACTGCACGCTGCTAATCCGCGACGGGCGGCGATTGTTGTTGACCGATACCGGACGTATCGTCTTTGAACGCGGCCTGGCAATCCTCGCCGAATTCCGCCAGCTTGAGGCAGAACTGAGCGATATTAACCATCTGAATAAGGGGATCCTGCGACTCGGTATCCCCCCGATGGTCGGCATGTTAATGGCCGGCCCCATCAGCTTGTTTCGCCAGCGTTATCCCGGCGTTGAGCTGAAAATATCAGAATTTGGTGGCTTAACCGTCCAGCAGGCAGTGATGAACGGCGATCTGGATGTGGCGATGACGGCGCTACCGGTCGAAGAAGAGAGCGGTCTGGCGACCTTGCCGCTTTTCAGCCATCCGCTTTGCGTGCTGGTGCCGCGCTCCGGCCAGTGGACAACCTGCGATTCTATTTCCCCCGAGGCGCTGGCCGAGCACCCGCTGCTAATCTACAACGAAGATTTCGCCCTAAGCCGTCAGTTGCTGGAGTTGTTTAGCCAGCACCACGTCAAGCCACGCATTGCGGTACGCAGCGGACAGTGGGATTTCCTCGCTGCGATGGTACAAGCCGGAGTTGGGATCGCCATTTTACCAGAACCGATTTGCCAACGGCTGGATAAGCAAACGCTGCGCTGGATCCCGCTGGAGAGTCACTTACGCTGGCAGTTGGGCATGATCTGGCGCGAAGGCGTGTATCTGTCGCACAGCGCACAGGCGTGGCTAAAATGCTGCGAAGGGTTTTGGTTAACGCAGGAGACGTAA
- a CDS encoding Na+/H+ antiporter, with the protein MEIFFTILIMTLVVSLSGVVTRVLPFQLPLPLMQIAIGALLAWPTFGLHVEFDPELFLVLFIPPLLFADGWKTPTREFLEHGREIFGLALALVLVTVVGIGFMIYWLVPGIPLIPAFALAAVLSPTDAVALSGIVGEGRIPKKIMGILQGEALMNDASGLVSLKFAVAVAMGTMVFTVGGATVEFFKVAIGGILAGFVVSWLYGRSLRFLSRWGGDEPATQIVLLFLLPFASYLIAEHIGVSGILAAVAAGMTITRSGVMRRAPLAMRLRANSTWAMLEFVFNGMVFLLLGLQLPGILESSLAAADADPNVEMWMLFTDIVLIYAALMLVRFGWLWTMKNFSMRFLKKKPMEFGSWTTREILIASFAGVRGAITLAGVLSIPLLLPDGSGFPARYELIFLAAGVILFSLFVGVVMLPILLQHLEVADHSQQQKEIRIARAATAEVAIVAIQKMEERLAADSEENIDNQLLTEVSSRVIGNLRRRADGRNDVESSMQEENLERRFRLAALRSERAELYHLRATREISNETLQKLLHDLDLLEALLIENQ; encoded by the coding sequence ATGGAAATCTTTTTTACCATACTCATCATGACCCTTGTGGTCTCGCTGTCGGGGGTAGTGACTCGCGTATTGCCCTTCCAACTCCCTTTACCCCTTATGCAGATCGCCATCGGCGCCTTGCTGGCGTGGCCGACGTTTGGTTTGCATGTGGAGTTCGACCCTGAACTGTTTTTGGTTCTGTTTATCCCGCCGCTGCTGTTTGCCGATGGCTGGAAGACGCCAACGCGTGAGTTTCTCGAGCATGGGCGAGAGATTTTTGGCCTTGCGCTGGCGCTCGTGCTGGTCACGGTGGTCGGAATAGGCTTTATGATTTACTGGCTGGTGCCGGGCATTCCGCTGATCCCGGCTTTTGCGCTGGCCGCCGTGCTGTCGCCAACTGACGCCGTGGCACTTTCTGGCATTGTCGGTGAAGGCCGCATCCCGAAGAAAATCATGGGCATCCTGCAGGGCGAAGCGTTAATGAACGACGCCTCCGGTCTGGTTTCACTCAAGTTTGCTGTCGCGGTGGCGATGGGCACGATGGTGTTTACCGTCGGCGGTGCGACGGTTGAATTCTTCAAGGTGGCAATCGGCGGTATCCTGGCTGGGTTTGTTGTCAGCTGGCTGTACGGTCGCTCCTTGCGTTTTCTCAGCCGCTGGGGTGGCGATGAGCCAGCCACGCAAATCGTCCTGTTGTTCCTGCTGCCGTTTGCCTCTTATCTGATTGCGGAACATATCGGTGTTTCCGGGATCCTTGCGGCGGTGGCGGCCGGGATGACGATTACCCGTTCAGGTGTCATGCGCCGTGCTCCGCTGGCGATGCGCTTACGTGCAAACAGTACCTGGGCCATGCTCGAGTTCGTGTTTAACGGCATGGTCTTCCTGCTGTTAGGGCTGCAGTTACCGGGTATTCTGGAGTCTTCGCTGGCGGCGGCAGACGCCGATCCGAATGTCGAAATGTGGATGCTGTTTACCGATATCGTGCTGATCTATGCGGCACTGATGCTGGTGCGTTTTGGCTGGCTGTGGACCATGAAAAACTTCAGCATGCGCTTTCTGAAGAAGAAGCCGATGGAGTTTGGCTCGTGGACCACGCGCGAAATCCTGATCGCATCCTTTGCGGGTGTGCGTGGGGCTATCACGCTGGCCGGTGTCCTTTCTATTCCGCTATTATTGCCTGACGGCAGCGGCTTCCCTGCACGTTATGAGCTGATCTTCCTTGCTGCCGGTGTGATTCTGTTTTCACTGTTTGTTGGCGTGGTGATGCTGCCGATCCTGCTGCAGCATCTTGAAGTGGCGGATCACTCGCAGCAGCAAAAAGAGATCCGCATTGCCCGCGCCGCGACGGCGGAAGTGGCGATTGTGGCCATCCAGAAAATGGAAGAGCGTCTGGCTGCGGATAGCGAAGAGAATATTGATAATCAGCTGCTGACCGAGGTGAGCTCGCGGGTGATTGGTAACCTGCGCCGTCGTGCCGATGGGCGAAACGACGTGGAAAGCTCGATGCAGGAAGAAAACCTCGAACGGCGTTTCCGTCTGGCGGCGCTGCGCTCGGAGCGTGCAGAGCTGTATCATCTGCGCGCCACCCGTGAAATCAGCAATGAAACGCTGCAGAAACTGCTGCACGATCTGGATTTGCTGGAAGCACTGCTGATAGAGAATCAATAA
- the ghxP gene encoding guanine/hypoxanthine transporter GhxP, producing the protein MSTPSARTGGSLDAWFKISHRGSTVRQEVVAGLTTFLAMVYSVIVVPGMLGKAGFPPAAVFVATCLVAGVGSIVMGLWANLPLAIGCAISLTAFTAFSLVLGQHISVPVALGAVFLMGVLFTIISATGIRSWILRNLPQGVAHGTGIGIGLFLLLIAANGVGLVIKNPLDGLPVALGDFDTFPVIMSLIGLAVIIGLEKLKVPGGILLTIIGISVVGLIFDPTVHFSGIFAMPSLSDAEGNSLIGSLDIMGALNPIVLPSVLALVMTAVFDATGTIRAVAGQANLLDKDGQIIDGGKALTTDSLSSVFSGLVGAAPAAVYIESAAGTAAGGKTGLTAITVGVLFLLILFLSPLSYLVPAYATAPALMYVGLLMLSNVAKIDFADFVDAMAGLVTAVFIVLTCNIVTGIMIGFATLVIGRIVSGEWRKLNIGTVVISIALVAFYAGGWAI; encoded by the coding sequence ATGTCTACGCCTTCAGCGCGTACCGGCGGCTCACTCGACGCCTGGTTTAAAATTTCGCACCGCGGCAGTACCGTTCGTCAGGAAGTCGTTGCCGGATTAACGACGTTCCTGGCAATGGTCTACTCCGTCATTGTGGTTCCGGGGATGTTGGGTAAAGCCGGGTTCCCACCGGCTGCAGTTTTCGTAGCGACCTGCCTGGTAGCAGGCGTGGGTTCTATTGTAATGGGCCTGTGGGCAAACCTGCCGCTGGCGATTGGTTGCGCTATCTCGCTGACGGCGTTTACCGCATTTAGCCTGGTGCTGGGGCAGCATATTAGCGTGCCAGTGGCGCTGGGTGCGGTGTTCCTGATGGGCGTCCTGTTTACCATTATTTCTGCGACCGGTATCCGTAGCTGGATCCTGCGCAACCTGCCGCAGGGCGTTGCGCACGGCACGGGGATTGGTATCGGCCTGTTCCTGCTGCTGATTGCGGCAAACGGCGTTGGGCTGGTGATTAAGAACCCACTGGACGGCCTGCCGGTTGCTCTGGGCGATTTCGATACCTTCCCGGTGATCATGTCGCTGATTGGCCTGGCGGTCATTATCGGCCTTGAAAAACTGAAAGTACCGGGCGGCATCCTGCTGACCATCATCGGTATTTCTGTTGTTGGCCTGATTTTCGACCCTACCGTGCATTTTTCCGGTATTTTTGCCATGCCTTCTCTGAGCGATGCGGAAGGGAATTCCCTGATCGGCAGCCTGGACATTATGGGGGCGTTGAACCCGATCGTCCTGCCGAGCGTATTGGCGCTGGTGATGACCGCCGTCTTCGATGCGACCGGGACTATCCGTGCCGTGGCGGGGCAGGCGAATCTGCTGGATAAAGACGGACAGATTATTGATGGCGGTAAAGCGTTAACCACCGACTCCCTGAGCAGCGTGTTCTCTGGTCTGGTAGGGGCGGCTCCTGCGGCAGTGTATATTGAGTCCGCAGCGGGTACGGCGGCGGGTGGTAAAACCGGTCTGACCGCGATCACCGTCGGCGTGCTGTTCCTGTTGATCCTGTTCCTCTCTCCGCTCTCTTATCTGGTTCCTGCTTACGCGACCGCACCGGCGCTGATGTATGTCGGCCTGCTGATGCTGAGCAACGTAGCGAAAATTGACTTCGCAGACTTTGTGGATGCGATGGCGGGTCTGGTGACTGCTGTGTTCATCGTGCTGACCTGTAACATCGTTACCGGCATTATGATCGGCTTTGCTACGCTGGTGATTGGACGCATTGTTTCCGGTGAATGGCGTAAACTGAACATCGGTACCGTAGTCATTTCTATCGCGCTGGTGGCCTTCTATGCCGGCGGCTGGGCAATCTGA
- the soxR gene encoding redox-sensitive transcriptional activator SoxR yields MEKKLPRIKALLTPGEVAKRSGVAVSTLHFYESKGLISSMRNSGNQRRYKRDVLRYVAIIKIAQRIGIPLATIGDALGVLPEGHSLSAKEWRQLSSQWREELDRRIHTLVALRDELDGCIGCGCLSRSDCPLRNPGDQLGEQGTGARLLEDD; encoded by the coding sequence ATGGAAAAGAAATTACCCCGGATTAAAGCGCTGCTCACCCCTGGTGAAGTGGCAAAGCGTAGCGGCGTGGCAGTGTCGACCCTGCATTTCTATGAAAGCAAAGGGTTAATCAGCAGCATGCGCAATAGCGGTAATCAGCGTCGATACAAACGAGATGTGCTGCGTTATGTGGCCATCATCAAGATTGCTCAACGGATTGGTATTCCGCTGGCAACAATTGGTGATGCGTTGGGCGTATTACCCGAAGGCCACTCGCTCAGTGCGAAGGAGTGGAGGCAGCTTTCTTCACAATGGCGCGAAGAGCTTGACCGACGCATTCATACTCTGGTGGCACTACGCGATGAGCTGGACGGCTGTATTGGCTGCGGCTGTTTGTCACGCAGTGATTGTCCGTTGCGTAACCCAGGCGATCAGCTTGGTGAGCAGGGGACTGGGGCGCGATTGCTGGAAGATGATTGA
- the soxS gene encoding superoxide response transcriptional regulator SoxS gives MSHQQIIQTLIEWIDEHIDQPLNIEAVAKKSGYSKWYLQRMFRTVMRQTLGDYIRQRRLLLAAVELRNTERPIFDIAMDLGYVSQQTFSRVFRREFDRTPSDYRHRL, from the coding sequence ATGTCCCATCAGCAAATTATTCAGACACTTATTGAATGGATTGATGAACATATCGACCAACCGCTGAATATCGAAGCGGTCGCGAAAAAATCAGGTTATTCAAAGTGGTATTTACAGCGAATGTTCCGTACGGTGATGCGCCAGACGTTAGGCGACTATATTCGTCAGCGTCGACTGCTGCTGGCCGCCGTTGAGCTACGCAATACTGAGCGACCTATTTTTGATATTGCGATGGATCTCGGCTATGTATCGCAACAAACATTCTCACGTGTGTTCCGCCGCGAGTTTGATCGAACCCCCAGCGACTATCGCCATCGTTTGTAG